In Shewanella sp. VB17, a single genomic region encodes these proteins:
- a CDS encoding iron ABC transporter permease has product MENQRWIWPSMLSLLVITCLLSIVTGPLQITPFTSFSAVLNWATHINVVSVAPHEQLVINNVRLPRTMLAMAVGAILAQCGAVMQGLFRNPLADPGIIGVSSGAALGAAICIVFFPDKGQYLVAFGAFLAGLITTLMVYRLANSHSGTSVILLLLSGVAIAALANAGIGLLTYLADDIALRDLTLWQMGSIAGAQWQYVILSLLALILLSWQFSRSAKALNALLLGEAEARHLGIEVDKLKFKLILLCAIGIGISVAATGIIGFIGLVIPHLVRMLIGPNHTRLLPISAALGAVTLALADVGARSLLAPSELPVGIMTAILGAPFFIFLLLKQKNKLI; this is encoded by the coding sequence ATGGAAAATCAGCGCTGGATCTGGCCGAGTATGTTGAGCTTACTCGTGATCACATGCCTGCTCTCTATTGTCACAGGCCCATTGCAGATCACGCCTTTTACCAGCTTTAGCGCTGTGCTTAACTGGGCTACACATATCAATGTGGTATCGGTTGCACCGCATGAGCAGTTAGTGATCAATAATGTGCGTCTGCCAAGGACGATGTTAGCCATGGCTGTCGGGGCTATTTTAGCTCAATGCGGCGCAGTCATGCAGGGGCTATTTCGTAATCCATTAGCTGATCCAGGTATTATAGGTGTCTCATCTGGCGCTGCACTTGGGGCTGCGATATGTATCGTTTTCTTTCCCGATAAAGGTCAATATCTTGTGGCTTTTGGCGCCTTCCTCGCAGGGCTTATTACCACCTTAATGGTTTATCGTCTCGCCAACAGCCATTCGGGCACCTCTGTCATACTGCTGCTGTTGTCGGGAGTTGCCATCGCAGCCTTAGCCAATGCGGGGATAGGACTGCTAACCTATTTGGCGGATGATATCGCACTTAGGGATCTTACGCTTTGGCAAATGGGCTCCATTGCCGGCGCACAATGGCAATATGTCATCTTAAGCTTGTTGGCTCTAATACTGCTTAGTTGGCAGTTCTCTCGTTCGGCTAAAGCGTTAAATGCACTATTGTTAGGTGAAGCTGAGGCTCGACACTTAGGCATAGAGGTCGATAAACTCAAATTTAAGCTTATTTTATTATGCGCTATTGGCATTGGGATCTCGGTTGCCGCAACCGGTATTATCGGCTTCATCGGCTTGGTCATCCCGCATTTAGTCCGTATGCTTATCGGCCCTAATCACACCCGCTTGCTTCCCATTAGTGCCGCACTTGGTGCTGTCACTTTGGCATTAGCTGATGTCGGTGCTCGCTCGTTGCTGGCGCCATCAGAACTTCCTGTGGGCATTATGACAGCGATCCTTGGTGCACCTTTCTTTATTTTTTTGCTTTTAAAGCAAAAAAATAAACTAATTTAA
- a CDS encoding membrane dipeptidase, with protein MYQNQIVIDGLQYCHWTRDYFITLQKSGITAVHVTLVYHEDARQTLSLFGQWNRLFEQNNDVIMPVFEVKDIERAKASGRVGILFGAQNCSPIDNDIDLVEVMRKQGLLIMQLTYNNQSLLASGCYEEVDSGVTRFGKQVIREMNRVGMIIDMSHSAERSTLETIELSTRPICISHANPTFAHNALRNKSNDVLKALSESGGLLGFSLYPFHLPYGSQCQLNDFCQMVTKTADLIGVNHLAIGSDLCLNQPQSVLQWMRNGHWSKAMDYGEGSAAAPGWPAALSWFDGTDGMKNIYQGLLEHGFTHQETAQIIGGNWFDFLELNLNSQSKW; from the coding sequence ATGTACCAAAATCAAATCGTTATTGATGGGTTGCAGTATTGTCATTGGACTCGAGATTACTTTATTACATTGCAAAAAAGCGGTATCACGGCTGTTCATGTGACATTAGTTTACCACGAAGATGCGCGTCAGACTCTGAGTCTATTTGGGCAATGGAATCGATTATTCGAACAAAATAATGATGTCATCATGCCTGTTTTTGAAGTGAAAGATATCGAACGGGCTAAAGCGTCTGGTCGGGTTGGGATCTTATTTGGTGCTCAAAATTGTTCACCCATCGATAATGACATTGATTTAGTCGAAGTGATGCGCAAGCAAGGCTTACTCATCATGCAGCTTACTTATAATAACCAAAGTTTACTGGCCAGTGGTTGTTATGAGGAGGTTGATTCTGGGGTGACTCGCTTTGGTAAGCAGGTTATTAGAGAAATGAATCGAGTCGGTATGATAATCGATATGTCTCATAGTGCGGAGCGTTCAACGTTAGAAACAATTGAACTTTCAACACGGCCGATTTGTATTAGTCACGCCAACCCCACTTTTGCTCATAATGCATTAAGAAATAAATCTAATGATGTGTTAAAAGCGCTTAGCGAGTCGGGTGGGTTACTGGGATTTAGCTTATATCCTTTCCACTTACCGTATGGGAGCCAATGTCAATTAAATGATTTTTGCCAAATGGTGACTAAAACGGCAGATTTAATAGGGGTAAATCATTTGGCAATCGGCAGTGATCTATGTTTAAACCAGCCACAATCAGTATTGCAATGGATGCGTAATGGTCATTGGTCGAAGGCGATGGATTATGGTGAAGGCTCTGCTGCTGCTCCGGGTTGGCCAGCAGCCTTGTCTTGGTTTGATGGTACCGATGGCATGAAGAATATCTACCAAGGCTTGCTTGAACATGGGTTTACACACCAAGAAACAGCCCAAATTATTGGTGGTAATTGGTTTGATTTTTTAGAACTTAATTTAAATAGTCAATCAAAGTGGTGA
- a CDS encoding aspartate aminotransferase family protein, whose product MLKNSKPVTESLLKQAHHNMPMGVADNYRYWGEENTVFVKSSQGCTITDADDQEFIDFRLAYGPIILGYRDSRVDKEVVTVITERGTISGFSTDLDSQVVELIKQMCPNIEKMRFANSGTEAVIGAVRTARGFTGRNKIVVVEGGFHGLYDEMMWKSDVDNWDTDTEIAPKITAFGGGIPPATREHLETVPLNDFTAIDEVFARVGDDIAAIVIEPILGNCGSIASSQEYMQKLRDICDANGTLLIMDEVKTGFRVAKGGAQELYGIYADLTTYAKAMGNGYPVAAFGGRADVMDVIGFGNNGVTHGGTYTANMIALSAAKATLTILNETDAYDTINKVGADIQHLLSRVFTKHGIEHQFAGPDAMFGIHFGHQIPNNYRDWKKTDSDLYTQFAHNLIESGIMLEPDSREPWFICESHQHIDLIQLENIADAAMKKAIAERK is encoded by the coding sequence ATGCTCAAGAACAGCAAACCAGTCACCGAGTCCCTGTTAAAACAGGCTCATCATAATATGCCTATGGGCGTGGCTGATAATTACCGTTACTGGGGAGAAGAGAATACGGTATTTGTAAAAAGCAGCCAAGGATGCACCATTACCGATGCTGACGATCAAGAATTTATCGACTTCAGACTGGCTTACGGCCCGATCATATTAGGGTATCGTGATAGTAGAGTAGATAAAGAAGTCGTAACAGTCATTACCGAACGAGGCACCATTTCAGGATTTTCAACCGATCTTGACTCACAAGTCGTTGAACTCATAAAACAAATGTGCCCCAACATTGAAAAAATGCGCTTTGCGAACTCAGGCACAGAGGCTGTTATTGGTGCTGTACGTACAGCACGAGGTTTTACCGGACGCAATAAAATTGTTGTGGTTGAAGGTGGTTTCCATGGTTTATACGATGAAATGATGTGGAAATCAGATGTTGATAATTGGGATACTGACACTGAAATAGCCCCTAAAATAACCGCTTTTGGTGGCGGAATTCCTCCAGCAACTCGTGAACACCTAGAAACAGTTCCACTCAATGACTTCACTGCCATTGATGAAGTCTTTGCTCGTGTCGGCGATGATATCGCAGCGATAGTTATCGAACCTATTTTAGGTAACTGCGGCAGTATTGCATCTTCACAAGAATACATGCAGAAATTACGTGATATCTGTGATGCTAACGGAACCTTATTAATTATGGATGAAGTAAAAACAGGTTTTCGAGTCGCTAAAGGAGGCGCGCAGGAACTCTATGGTATCTATGCTGACTTAACGACATATGCCAAAGCAATGGGTAATGGTTATCCGGTAGCAGCCTTTGGGGGGCGTGCTGATGTAATGGACGTAATAGGTTTCGGCAACAATGGAGTCACCCATGGCGGCACTTATACTGCCAATATGATTGCCTTAAGTGCCGCTAAAGCAACATTGACCATTTTGAATGAAACCGACGCCTATGACACCATTAATAAAGTCGGTGCCGATATTCAGCATCTATTGTCACGTGTATTTACTAAACACGGTATCGAACATCAATTCGCTGGACCGGACGCCATGTTTGGCATTCATTTTGGTCATCAAATACCAAATAACTACCGTGATTGGAAAAAAACTGATAGCGACTTATATACCCAGTTTGCCCATAACTTAATTGAGAGCGGGATAATGCTCGAGCCTGATTCTCGCGAACCTTGGTTTATCTGTGAATCCCATCAGCACATCGATCTCATTCAACTCGAAAACATTGCAGATGCAGCCATGAAAAAGGCTATCGCTGAACGAAAATAA
- a CDS encoding RidA family protein yields MSASLKRNPVITDLYESESALEWAIINNGILYTAQIPISLSGDVVEGGIKAQAKQTMDNLVHTLNAAGVNSDAVLQVIIYVTDRCYLAEFNQIYNQYFTSPYPNRAVMVVAGLAREEMLVEIVVYAAVDK; encoded by the coding sequence ATGTCAGCGAGTTTAAAGAGAAACCCAGTAATCACAGACCTCTATGAATCTGAGTCAGCACTCGAGTGGGCTATTATCAATAATGGCATTTTATATACAGCCCAAATTCCTATTTCGTTATCGGGTGATGTAGTGGAGGGAGGCATTAAGGCACAAGCCAAGCAGACGATGGATAATTTGGTTCACACCTTAAATGCAGCAGGTGTTAATTCAGATGCTGTATTGCAAGTTATTATTTATGTCACTGACCGTTGTTATTTGGCCGAATTTAATCAGATATATAATCAATATTTTACTTCACCATATCCTAATAGAGCTGTGATGGTTGTAGCAGGGCTTGCTAGAGAAGAAATGTTAGTTGAAATAGTTGTTTATGCAGCTGTTGATAAATAA
- a CDS encoding heme ABC transporter ATP-binding protein, producing the protein MINVKHVSVRINHKPVLTNINLHIKSGKVTALLGPNGAGKSTLLKSLCQDNKLDSGEIILANRPIQEWDRLTLAKNLAVLPQHASLTFPFEVHQVVAMGLYPLTLNSQQGMAIVDQQLDKLSLTSLKYRRYPTLSGGEKQRVQLARVLTQLQQASQPPILLLDEPTSALDLAQQHRVLSLARSLAHEQHYAVVVVLHDLNQASRYADTLVILEHGQIVDEGPANTTLTAETVKRVWQYEPLVVNAPGSQIPLLF; encoded by the coding sequence ATGATAAATGTCAAGCATGTTTCAGTCCGGATCAATCATAAACCCGTACTAACCAATATTAATTTACACATAAAATCTGGCAAGGTTACCGCCTTGCTTGGCCCTAACGGTGCAGGGAAGTCCACCCTACTGAAGAGTTTATGCCAAGATAACAAACTCGATAGCGGTGAAATAATCTTAGCTAATCGCCCAATTCAAGAATGGGATAGATTAACCTTGGCTAAAAACTTGGCAGTATTACCACAACATGCCAGCCTCACTTTTCCTTTTGAAGTTCACCAAGTGGTCGCTATGGGGCTCTATCCACTCACCTTAAACAGCCAGCAGGGCATGGCAATTGTTGATCAACAACTCGATAAATTATCCCTAACCTCACTAAAATACAGGCGCTATCCTACGCTCTCTGGAGGAGAGAAGCAGCGAGTTCAACTGGCAAGAGTGCTCACTCAGCTCCAACAAGCAAGTCAACCACCCATTCTACTGTTAGATGAACCCACATCAGCCTTAGATTTAGCTCAGCAGCACAGAGTACTGTCTTTAGCCAGAAGCTTGGCCCATGAGCAACATTATGCAGTGGTGGTGGTCCTACATGATCTCAATCAAGCCTCACGTTATGCCGATACACTAGTGATACTAGAACACGGCCAAATTGTCGATGAAGGCCCTGCAAATACTACTTTGACAGCAGAAACAGTCAAGCGTGTTTGGCAATATGAGCCACTTGTCGTCAATGCGCCGGGCAGTCAAATTCCTTTATTATTTTGA
- a CDS encoding DUF3726 domain-containing protein: MIVVSHNELVAVSGKAFEGLRLPYGEADLIANMVTDLEMVGLQGIKHFIKALSYLNPSNNQSCSIRCESSSTMTIDFNNESILCHLPTVLGYILEKLIDNHYVILNIANCFNRWLAFGELCKLSRQGISIKACWYYAAESTEIMYLLNSGNDLPEIYIRHDRELTMNTERKLTIELSDRAFELPCVSAHQQHLSSEKLKRYQEASWVNGIAIEIDDWNKLKKASQAMLVPNNKCL, encoded by the coding sequence ATGATAGTGGTATCTCATAATGAGTTGGTGGCTGTTAGTGGTAAAGCGTTTGAAGGATTGAGGTTACCTTACGGCGAAGCTGATTTGATTGCTAACATGGTTACAGATCTTGAAATGGTAGGTTTACAAGGAATTAAGCATTTTATTAAGGCATTGAGTTATCTCAATCCTTCTAATAATCAATCCTGCTCTATTAGATGTGAATCATCTTCAACAATGACTATCGACTTTAATAATGAAAGCATTTTATGCCACTTACCGACAGTACTTGGCTATATTTTAGAAAAACTGATTGATAATCATTATGTCATACTGAATATCGCTAATTGTTTCAATCGTTGGTTAGCATTTGGTGAGCTGTGTAAATTGTCAAGACAGGGGATTTCAATCAAAGCATGTTGGTATTATGCTGCTGAGTCGACTGAAATTATGTACCTGCTTAATTCTGGTAATGATCTGCCTGAGATTTATATCCGTCATGATAGAGAATTAACCATGAATACTGAACGAAAACTCACCATAGAGCTTAGTGATCGTGCATTCGAGTTACCTTGTGTTAGTGCCCACCAACAACATCTTTCATCTGAGAAATTGAAACGGTATCAAGAAGCGTCATGGGTGAATGGTATTGCTATTGAGATTGATGATTGGAACAAATTAAAAAAAGCGTCACAAGCTATGCTGGTGCCCAATAACAAGTGTCTTTAA
- a CDS encoding aldehyde dehydrogenase family protein encodes MTILVEKSLYINGEWYTGQNTKTNINPSDITDNLGEFSQASKQQVIDAIEAAKCAQPKWESTPLEHKKKVLQGIGDELIARCDELGKLLSCEEGKPFAEGRGEIYRAGQFFQYFAAEVLRQIGDIAQSVRPGVSVEVTREAVGVVAVISPWNFPTATAAWKIAPALAFGNSVIWKPASLTPASAVALTEIIHRQGLPAGTFNLVLGSGAEVGNTLIHSSEIDAVSFTGSVDTGRCVAKATAANFVRCQLEMGSKNALVIADDADIDIAVEATIMGSFSGTGQKCTASSRLIVFDSIHDAYVDALIKRMASLRVGHALCEGVFMGPVVDKAQLDANFDWLNKAKLGGATVGFGGERLTLEHDGYYMSPTLLLGTQNDWLINQEEVFAPMASIIKVKDLEEAIVTVNDTRFGLTSGIITQSLRQSAMFKQQAQTGCVMVNLPTAGTDYHVPFGGRKESSFGPREQGQYAKEFYTIVKTAYQRPY; translated from the coding sequence ATGACTATTTTAGTAGAAAAATCACTTTATATTAATGGAGAATGGTATACAGGACAAAATACCAAAACCAATATAAATCCTTCCGATATAACAGACAACTTAGGTGAGTTTTCACAAGCCAGTAAACAACAGGTTATAGATGCCATTGAAGCTGCTAAATGTGCTCAACCTAAATGGGAAAGCACGCCATTAGAGCACAAAAAAAAGGTATTACAGGGGATAGGCGATGAGCTGATTGCTCGCTGCGACGAACTGGGTAAGTTGCTCTCTTGCGAAGAGGGTAAACCTTTTGCTGAAGGAAGAGGTGAGATTTATCGAGCAGGGCAATTTTTTCAATATTTTGCTGCTGAAGTACTAAGGCAAATTGGGGATATCGCACAATCTGTTCGTCCAGGTGTTTCTGTTGAGGTAACACGTGAAGCGGTTGGTGTTGTTGCTGTCATCTCTCCATGGAATTTCCCTACCGCTACAGCCGCTTGGAAGATAGCTCCTGCGTTAGCTTTTGGCAACAGTGTTATCTGGAAACCTGCAAGTTTAACGCCTGCTAGTGCGGTAGCATTGACAGAAATCATCCACAGACAAGGGTTACCTGCAGGTACCTTTAACTTGGTATTAGGCAGTGGTGCTGAAGTTGGCAATACATTGATTCACTCATCTGAAATTGATGCCGTCAGCTTTACAGGATCGGTCGATACAGGCAGGTGCGTAGCCAAAGCCACTGCTGCTAATTTTGTCCGTTGTCAACTTGAGATGGGCAGTAAAAATGCACTGGTGATTGCCGATGATGCAGATATTGATATTGCTGTTGAAGCGACGATTATGGGATCTTTTTCTGGTACAGGGCAAAAATGTACAGCCTCTTCGAGACTTATTGTGTTTGACAGCATCCATGATGCTTACGTTGATGCCTTAATTAAACGTATGGCAAGTCTACGAGTTGGCCATGCTCTCTGTGAAGGTGTTTTCATGGGGCCTGTTGTTGATAAGGCTCAACTTGATGCCAATTTTGATTGGTTGAATAAAGCCAAATTAGGGGGGGCAACGGTTGGTTTTGGTGGTGAGAGATTAACCCTTGAGCATGACGGTTACTATATGTCACCCACCTTATTACTCGGCACACAAAACGATTGGCTGATTAATCAAGAAGAAGTATTTGCGCCTATGGCGAGTATTATCAAGGTGAAGGATTTAGAGGAAGCGATTGTGACCGTCAACGATACGCGCTTTGGTTTAACCAGTGGAATTATCACTCAAAGTTTACGCCAAAGCGCTATGTTCAAGCAACAAGCGCAAACAGGTTGCGTCATGGTGAATTTGCCAACAGCGGGCACGGATTATCATGTTCCCTTTGGTGGTCGTAAAGAGTCAAGTTTTGGTCCTAGAGAACAAGGGCAGTACGCCAAAGAGTTTTATACCATAGTAAAAACAGCCTATCAACGTCCTTATTAA
- a CDS encoding DUF2956 domain-containing protein has protein sequence MTKVTSNETQNDAMKMAKSTQKPGQTKEQTKLIALGIEKGISEYKKQHKSKARDRDRARKQVIKAKARANSDHIDTEQLIETNPKAHYLPWGLLVLSWIGFINVYFFQ, from the coding sequence ATGACTAAAGTAACTTCAAATGAAACACAAAATGACGCAATGAAAATGGCTAAGTCCACCCAAAAGCCTGGGCAGACAAAAGAACAAACAAAGTTAATTGCACTGGGGATTGAAAAAGGGATCAGCGAATATAAAAAACAACACAAGAGCAAAGCTCGTGACAGGGATAGAGCACGAAAACAGGTCATTAAAGCCAAGGCTCGAGCAAATTCAGATCACATTGACACTGAACAGCTCATTGAAACAAACCCAAAAGCTCATTACCTACCATGGGGCCTATTAGTATTAAGCTGGATTGGATTTATCAATGTTTATTTTTTTCAATAA
- a CDS encoding ABC transporter substrate-binding protein has translation MKKMINVVILMSLYLPSNLWAAHVLDIMVVEYPPFMFTNTDTNTMDGKVINVVEAVFKRMEQQIELRIVPWSRGLKLLREGKADGVIEIFKNAERQTYLDFSHVSLMNEVVSFFVVEDSKIRFDGDLAQLSQYHFGARQDYSYGSEFDGAVTDKVISNLSLYVELERLLLELCTGELDIVIGERHVVAYRESLLKGLKTHSIKRCKKIKELSPSVQSTPAYIAFSKKRELIDIRDNFDKILTKMKQDGSYQKIIDEFDVLH, from the coding sequence ATGAAAAAAATGATCAATGTTGTCATACTTATGTCGTTGTACTTACCTTCTAATCTGTGGGCGGCTCATGTGCTCGACATTATGGTCGTTGAATACCCCCCCTTTATGTTTACCAATACCGATACCAATACTATGGATGGCAAAGTCATCAACGTTGTTGAAGCTGTTTTTAAACGTATGGAGCAGCAAATAGAATTAAGGATTGTACCTTGGTCCAGAGGCCTTAAGCTCCTTAGAGAAGGTAAAGCTGATGGTGTCATTGAAATTTTTAAAAATGCAGAAAGACAGACTTACCTTGATTTTAGTCATGTATCATTGATGAATGAAGTGGTTAGCTTCTTTGTTGTCGAAGATTCAAAGATCCGCTTCGATGGTGATTTGGCTCAATTAAGTCAATATCACTTTGGTGCTAGACAAGATTATAGTTATGGATCTGAGTTTGATGGGGCTGTAACTGATAAGGTAATTTCTAACTTATCATTATATGTAGAGCTTGAGCGCTTACTATTGGAATTGTGTACAGGGGAGCTAGACATCGTTATTGGTGAAAGACATGTGGTTGCTTATAGAGAAAGTTTACTAAAAGGCCTTAAAACACATTCAATTAAACGTTGCAAAAAAATTAAAGAACTATCACCTTCTGTTCAATCAACCCCAGCCTATATTGCATTTTCTAAAAAACGTGAATTAATCGACATTAGAGATAATTTCGATAAAATATTGACGAAAATGAAACAAGATGGCAGCTATCAAAAAATAATTGATGAGTTTGACGTTTTACATTAG
- a CDS encoding LysR family transcriptional regulator produces the protein MDIKLQQLTYFSLVAEKGGFRAASETANRSQAALSTSVKELEKTLGQVLFDTSHKAKLTPYGEVCLPMINQFLALYQSLNKDLKKAAKGQLGRLKIASVPSVATKLLPKVLAVFCHHHPEVQVSLIDDNALGIEKRLLAGDVDLALGNCLHTQDHKIEFSYLFTDPIGLVCQKNHLLATHKKALDWHDIFPFSFIKNGTCRLLANTPAAALAEQAKYDVENITSLFSMLELGLGVTTLPKLAFPLDNKNLVWIPLKKPFIEREIGIFRSIERHLSPQADAFLRLCQTQFETCNTQL, from the coding sequence ATGGATATCAAATTACAACAGTTAACATATTTTTCTCTGGTCGCTGAAAAAGGCGGTTTTCGAGCTGCATCTGAAACAGCAAATCGCTCCCAAGCTGCATTATCTACCTCAGTTAAAGAATTAGAAAAAACCTTAGGGCAAGTGTTATTTGATACAAGCCATAAAGCAAAATTAACCCCCTACGGTGAGGTGTGTTTACCTATGATTAATCAATTCTTAGCTTTATATCAATCATTGAATAAAGATCTAAAAAAAGCAGCAAAAGGACAGCTAGGTCGATTAAAGATCGCCTCAGTACCTTCTGTTGCAACAAAACTACTGCCAAAAGTATTAGCTGTTTTTTGCCATCACCACCCAGAAGTTCAGGTATCATTAATCGATGATAATGCTCTGGGAATTGAAAAAAGATTACTCGCAGGGGACGTTGATTTAGCATTAGGTAATTGCCTACATACACAAGACCATAAAATTGAATTTTCATACCTTTTTACCGATCCTATTGGTCTTGTTTGCCAAAAAAATCATTTACTGGCCACACATAAAAAAGCACTCGATTGGCACGATATTTTCCCGTTTTCTTTCATCAAAAATGGAACCTGTAGGCTACTGGCGAACACGCCGGCAGCAGCCCTAGCTGAGCAAGCAAAATATGATGTTGAAAATATAACATCACTATTTTCTATGCTCGAATTGGGTCTTGGCGTAACAACATTACCTAAATTAGCCTTCCCATTAGACAATAAAAACTTAGTTTGGATACCATTAAAGAAACCTTTCATTGAACGAGAAATTGGAATTTTTCGTTCAATAGAGCGGCATTTATCACCACAAGCTGACGCATTTTTACGGCTTTGCCAAACTCAATTTGAAACTTGTAATACGCAGCTGTGA
- a CDS encoding BCCT family transporter translates to MSNIKKSPIMMGGSESLINKLGGDNPTLWMSSGFIGLFIILALFDNQLLSNIVNSGFIFSVNYFGFFWQILMLMTFFIAISLACAKTGRVRLGGLDKPEIGGFKWMAIILCTLLAGGGVFWAAAEPIAHFIYPPPLYGIQENVLQSAFNALSQSFMHWGFLAWAILGSLTSIVLMHLHYDKGLPLQPRTLLYPILGQRALTGITGALIDACCIIAVAAGTIGPIGFLGLQLSFALNSLFGIADGFITQLIIVMLAVVIYTMSAISGVNRGIQILSRYNIILAVGLCIYILIFGPTDFIVNGYLQGITSMIGHFIPMATYRGDEVWLSSWTVFFWGWFLGYGPMMAIFLAKISRGYTIRRMVFFLCIIAPLVTCFWFTLIGGSGLAFEIAEPGSISKAFEGFNLPGTLLAITNQLPFPTFVSILFLVLTTIFIITTGDSMTYTISVVVSGEAEPNVKIRVFWGIMMGSTAILLISLGAGGVTALQSFIVITAVPVSLILLPSLWNAPQAAMKMAKAQSI, encoded by the coding sequence ATGTCTAATATAAAAAAGAGTCCAATAATGATGGGGGGATCAGAGTCTTTAATAAATAAATTAGGAGGAGATAATCCTACTTTATGGATGAGTAGTGGTTTTATTGGTTTATTTATTATCTTAGCGTTATTTGACAACCAATTATTGTCAAATATAGTGAATTCTGGTTTTATTTTTTCAGTCAATTATTTTGGATTCTTTTGGCAAATATTAATGCTAATGACATTCTTTATTGCTATTAGCTTAGCTTGCGCTAAAACGGGTCGTGTTCGTTTAGGGGGGCTAGATAAACCTGAAATAGGTGGCTTTAAATGGATGGCGATTATTTTATGTACCTTACTTGCAGGAGGGGGTGTTTTTTGGGCTGCTGCAGAACCGATTGCTCACTTTATTTATCCTCCACCACTTTATGGTATTCAAGAAAATGTATTACAAAGTGCATTTAATGCATTATCACAATCTTTTATGCATTGGGGTTTTTTAGCTTGGGCTATTTTAGGGAGTTTAACATCAATCGTATTGATGCATCTACATTATGATAAAGGGTTGCCGCTGCAGCCACGGACATTACTCTATCCTATTTTAGGTCAACGTGCGTTAACAGGCATTACAGGGGCTTTGATTGATGCCTGTTGTATCATTGCTGTTGCAGCAGGGACTATAGGTCCGATAGGTTTTCTTGGATTACAGCTTAGTTTTGCATTAAATTCACTCTTTGGTATTGCTGATGGCTTTATTACACAATTGATAATTGTCATGTTGGCGGTTGTTATATATACGATGTCAGCCATCAGTGGTGTTAATCGAGGAATTCAAATTCTCAGCCGATATAATATTATTTTAGCGGTAGGTCTGTGCATTTATATTTTAATATTTGGCCCGACTGACTTTATTGTCAATGGTTATCTTCAAGGGATAACTTCCATGATTGGCCACTTTATACCTATGGCAACATACCGAGGTGATGAAGTTTGGTTAAGTTCGTGGACTGTGTTTTTTTGGGGATGGTTTTTGGGTTATGGGCCCATGATGGCTATCTTCCTTGCTAAGATCTCTAGAGGCTACACGATAAGAAGGATGGTTTTCTTTCTCTGTATCATCGCACCCTTGGTAACCTGTTTTTGGTTCACTTTGATTGGAGGCTCAGGGCTTGCATTTGAAATAGCAGAGCCTGGTTCAATCAGCAAAGCGTTCGAAGGATTTAATTTACCGGGAACCTTGTTAGCGATAACTAATCAATTGCCTTTTCCTACATTTGTGTCCATTTTATTTTTGGTTTTAACTACCATTTTTATTATTACAACAGGTGATTCAATGACTTACACTATTAGTGTTGTGGTCAGTGGTGAGGCTGAACCTAATGTGAAGATTAGAGTTTTTTGGGGAATAATGATGGGAAGTACGGCCATCCTATTGATCTCATTAGGGGCTGGAGGGGTGACAGCACTGCAATCATTCATTGTGATAACAGCAGTTCCTGTGTCATTGATCTTATTACCCTCTTTATGGAATGCGCCACAAGCTGCGATGAAGATGGCAAAAGCTCAAAGTATATAA